In Raphanus sativus cultivar WK10039 chromosome 5, ASM80110v3, whole genome shotgun sequence, the following proteins share a genomic window:
- the LOC108861972 gene encoding uncharacterized protein LOC108861972 isoform X1, with product MKRGSVYKLNNFYGSKNKTVYQVSDHAVTVSFSWNSELSVLEDSTTPFDEDSFRFHSYAEFEANCDLKGDLYDVVGHMKLVNGQSLIDRPVLDEVEIAKARHLLVHVQSHDGPVMKLYLWDQAATDFCKKFKSYENTPTVLLVTTVNTKTIGGSHSSLYYSLLTVIPEQYTEHPDS from the exons ATGAAACGAGGCTCAGTTTACAAACTCAACAACTTCTACGGATCGAAGAACAAAACTGTGTATCAGGTTTCTGATCATGCCGTTACCGTGTCTTTCTCATGGAACTCTGAACTCTCGGTTCTTGAGGACAGTACCACCCCTTTTGATGAAGACAGTTTCCGGTTTCATTCGTATGCAGAGTTCGAAGCTAACTGTGATCTCAAAGGAGACCTCTACG ACGTAGTTGGCCACATGAAGTTGGTTAATGGACAGAGTCTCATTGATCGCCCCGTCCTTGACGAAGTGGAGATTGCAAAGGCGAGGCATCTTCTGGTTCATGTGCAATCACATGA TGGTCCAGTGATGAAGCTCTACCTTTGGGACCAGGCTGCAACAGACTTTTGCAAAAAATTCAAATCCTACGAGAACACCCCCACCGTCTTACTGGTCACGACCGTTAACACGAAGACTATAGGAGGTTCCCATTCCTCTCTTTATTATAGCTTACTTACAGTGATTCCTGAACAATATACAGAACATCCTGATTCCTGA
- the LOC108861972 gene encoding uncharacterized protein LOC108861972 isoform X2, which produces MKRGSVYKLNNFYGSKNKTVYQVSDHAVTVSFSWNSELSVLEDSTTPFDEDSFRFHSYAEFEANCDLKGDLYDVVGHMKLVNGQSLIDRPVLDEVEIAKARHLLVHVQSHDGPVMKLYLWDQAATDFCKKFKSYENTPTVLLVTTVNTKTIGVDKLVYKALCKH; this is translated from the exons ATGAAACGAGGCTCAGTTTACAAACTCAACAACTTCTACGGATCGAAGAACAAAACTGTGTATCAGGTTTCTGATCATGCCGTTACCGTGTCTTTCTCATGGAACTCTGAACTCTCGGTTCTTGAGGACAGTACCACCCCTTTTGATGAAGACAGTTTCCGGTTTCATTCGTATGCAGAGTTCGAAGCTAACTGTGATCTCAAAGGAGACCTCTACG ACGTAGTTGGCCACATGAAGTTGGTTAATGGACAGAGTCTCATTGATCGCCCCGTCCTTGACGAAGTGGAGATTGCAAAGGCGAGGCATCTTCTGGTTCATGTGCAATCACATGA TGGTCCAGTGATGAAGCTCTACCTTTGGGACCAGGCTGCAACAGACTTTTGCAAAAAATTCAAATCCTACGAGAACACCCCCACCGTCTTACTGGTCACGACCGTTAACACGAAGACTATAGGAG TTGACAAGTTAGTTTACAAGGCTTTATGTAAGCACTAG
- the LOC108837481 gene encoding cyanate hydratase isoform X2 has translation MEAAATKQSVTNRLLTVKSASGKTYSQLAEETGLTNVYVAQLLRRQAQLKPDTVPKLREALPALTDELIAAMVSPPWRSYDPNLIQEPTVYSMSAIDFYCSVDKVKGVDGNNRVVVTLDGKYLSHSEQRTENMVSRLNLKGSTSE, from the exons ATGGAAGCGGCGGCGACGAAGCAGAGCGTTACAAACCGACTTCTCACCGTGAAGTCAGCCTCCGGCAAGACTTACAGCCAATTAGCGGAGGAGACAGGTCTCACCAACGTCTACGTGGCTCAGCTGCTCCGTCGCCAAGCCCAGCTCAAACCCGACACAGTCCCAAAGCTCCGTGAAGCTTTGCCTGCCCTGACCGACGAACTAATCGCTGCCATGGTGTCTCCTCCGTGGAGATCATATGATCCAAACCTTATCCAAGAACCTACCGTCTAcag CATGTCGGCGATAGACTTCTATTGCTCCGTGGACAAAGTTAAAGGAGTGGATGGTAATAACCGCGTTGTCGTGACACTTGATGGGAAGTATCTTTCTCATTCCGAACAG AGGACGGAGAATATGGTCTCAAGGCTAAACCTCAAGGGAAGTACAAGCGAATGA
- the LOC108837481 gene encoding cyanate hydratase isoform X1: MEAAATKQSVTNRLLTVKSASGKTYSQLAEETGLTNVYVAQLLRRQAQLKPDTVPKLREALPALTDELIAAMVSPPWRSYDPNLIQEPTVYRLNEAVMHFGESIKEIINEDFGDGIMSAIDFYCSVDKVKGVDGNNRVVVTLDGKYLSHSEQRTENMVSRLNLKGSTSE; this comes from the exons ATGGAAGCGGCGGCGACGAAGCAGAGCGTTACAAACCGACTTCTCACCGTGAAGTCAGCCTCCGGCAAGACTTACAGCCAATTAGCGGAGGAGACAGGTCTCACCAACGTCTACGTGGCTCAGCTGCTCCGTCGCCAAGCCCAGCTCAAACCCGACACAGTCCCAAAGCTCCGTGAAGCTTTGCCTGCCCTGACCGACGAACTAATCGCTGCCATGGTGTCTCCTCCGTGGAGATCATATGATCCAAACCTTATCCAAGAACCTACCGTCTAcag GTTGAATGAAGCAGTGATGCATTTCGGTGAGAGTATAAAAGAGATTATCAATGAAGATTTTGGCGATGGCAT CATGTCGGCGATAGACTTCTATTGCTCCGTGGACAAAGTTAAAGGAGTGGATGGTAATAACCGCGTTGTCGTGACACTTGATGGGAAGTATCTTTCTCATTCCGAACAG AGGACGGAGAATATGGTCTCAAGGCTAAACCTCAAGGGAAGTACAAGCGAATGA